In Bombus huntii isolate Logan2020A chromosome 3, iyBomHunt1.1, whole genome shotgun sequence, a single genomic region encodes these proteins:
- the LOC126863664 gene encoding NECAP-like protein CG9132 isoform X2, which yields MRLVSQGDSITIKLEDKVTGELFAKCPIEQYPGIAVEPVTDSSRYFVLRIQDDNGRSAFIGVGFLDRSDSFDLNVALQDHFKWLRNQEQIEKEKDTPKQELDLRFKEGETIKINMKITKKDGSEVTAKTKQRANTNLGLPPPPGGVKIAPPPAKTPTSSPAHKPAQNQNQPSSEWGEFASASQQSQTQQPPTVGNASWVQF from the exons ATGCGTCTTGTCTCTCAGGGAGACtcaattactattaaattgGAAGATAAAGTTACTGGAGAATTATTTGCAAAATGTCCAATTGAACAATATCCAGGAATTGCAGTTGAACCAGTTACAGATTCTTCTCGTTATTTTGTTCTAAGAATTCAAGATGATAATGGAAGATCAGCTTTTATTGGTGTTGGATTTTTGGATAGATCTGATAGTTTTGATTTAAATGTTGCCCTTCAAGATCATTTTAAATGGCTCAGAAATCAAGAACAaattgaaaaggaaaaagatacACCAAAACAAGAATTAGACCTCAGATTTAAAGAAGgagaaacaataaaaataaacatgaAAATCACT aagAAGGATGGTAGTGAAGTTACTGCTAAAACAAAACAGCGTGCCAACACAAACTTGGGTTTACCACCTCCACcaggtggtgtaaaaattGCACCACCACCTGCAAAAACTCCAACGTCATCTCCTGCACACAAACCTGCTCAGAATCAAAATCAACCAAGTTCTGAATGGGGAGAATTTGCAAGTGCATCACAGCAATCTCAAACTCAACAACCACCAACAGTAGGAAATGCCAGTTGGGTTCAATTTTAA
- the LOC126863664 gene encoding NECAP-like protein CG9132 isoform X1 gives MDTYESVLLVKSEVFVFKIPPRSTNRGYRAADWNLQEPTWTGRMRLVSQGDSITIKLEDKVTGELFAKCPIEQYPGIAVEPVTDSSRYFVLRIQDDNGRSAFIGVGFLDRSDSFDLNVALQDHFKWLRNQEQIEKEKDTPKQELDLRFKEGETIKINMKITKKDGSEVTAKTKQRANTNLGLPPPPGGVKIAPPPAKTPTSSPAHKPAQNQNQPSSEWGEFASASQQSQTQQPPTVGNASWVQF, from the exons ATGGATACATATGAAAGTGTATTACTTGTGAAATCTGAAGtctttgtatttaaaataccGCCAAGGTCAACGAATAGGGGTTATCG agCAGCTGACTGGAATCTCCAAGAACCTACATGGACTGGACGTATGCGTCTTGTCTCTCAGGGAGACtcaattactattaaattgGAAGATAAAGTTACTGGAGAATTATTTGCAAAATGTCCAATTGAACAATATCCAGGAATTGCAGTTGAACCAGTTACAGATTCTTCTCGTTATTTTGTTCTAAGAATTCAAGATGATAATGGAAGATCAGCTTTTATTGGTGTTGGATTTTTGGATAGATCTGATAGTTTTGATTTAAATGTTGCCCTTCAAGATCATTTTAAATGGCTCAGAAATCAAGAACAaattgaaaaggaaaaagatacACCAAAACAAGAATTAGACCTCAGATTTAAAGAAGgagaaacaataaaaataaacatgaAAATCACT aagAAGGATGGTAGTGAAGTTACTGCTAAAACAAAACAGCGTGCCAACACAAACTTGGGTTTACCACCTCCACcaggtggtgtaaaaattGCACCACCACCTGCAAAAACTCCAACGTCATCTCCTGCACACAAACCTGCTCAGAATCAAAATCAACCAAGTTCTGAATGGGGAGAATTTGCAAGTGCATCACAGCAATCTCAAACTCAACAACCACCAACAGTAGGAAATGCCAGTTGGGTTCAATTTTAA